Proteins encoded in a region of the Drosophila sechellia strain sech25 chromosome 2L, ASM438219v1, whole genome shotgun sequence genome:
- the LOC116801525 gene encoding uncharacterized protein LOC116801525 isoform X1 → MLKILGLRFANFMAASTCVLLAMLLWILFAAVQSAEWADIHYDPNHPGKCTINPGLVLNPGVSIKDPTHECRKILCGLNGRVVYHSCGVSILSPPCRYGDYINPDLPYPDCCSRTLLCN, encoded by the exons ATGCTTAAAATTTTGGGCTTACGTTTTGCAAA CTTTATGGCCGCGAGCACTTGTGTCCTTTTGGCTATGCTCCTGTGGATCCTTTTTGCCGCGGTCCAGTCGGCGGAATGGGCGGACATCCACTACGATCCGA ACCATCCTGGTAAGTGCACCATCAACCCGGGTCTCGTCCTCAATCCGGGGGTTAGCATCAAGGATCCCACGCACGAGTGCCGCAAAATCTTGTGCGGCCTCAACGGACGTGTCGTTTACCACAG CTGCGGAGTGAGCATCCTGTCGCCTCCTTGCCGCTACGGTGACTACATCAATCCGGATCTTCCCTATCCTGACTGCTGCAGCAGAACCCTACTTTGCAACTAG
- the LOC116801525 gene encoding uncharacterized protein LOC116801525 isoform X2 gives MAASTCVLLAMLLWILFAAVQSAEWADIHYDPNHPGKCTINPGLVLNPGVSIKDPTHECRKILCGLNGRVVYHSCGVSILSPPCRYGDYINPDLPYPDCCSRTLLCN, from the exons ATGGCCGCGAGCACTTGTGTCCTTTTGGCTATGCTCCTGTGGATCCTTTTTGCCGCGGTCCAGTCGGCGGAATGGGCGGACATCCACTACGATCCGA ACCATCCTGGTAAGTGCACCATCAACCCGGGTCTCGTCCTCAATCCGGGGGTTAGCATCAAGGATCCCACGCACGAGTGCCGCAAAATCTTGTGCGGCCTCAACGGACGTGTCGTTTACCACAG CTGCGGAGTGAGCATCCTGTCGCCTCCTTGCCGCTACGGTGACTACATCAATCCGGATCTTCCCTATCCTGACTGCTGCAGCAGAACCCTACTTTGCAACTAG
- the LOC6613341 gene encoding LOW QUALITY PROTEIN: uncharacterized protein LOC6613341 (The sequence of the model RefSeq protein was modified relative to this genomic sequence to represent the inferred CDS: inserted 2 bases in 1 codon): protein MSFVPETFIIYGFLWSLVVFPAFANISINNYGDSAYPHRCVLDXGQTFRLKSLHCTLILCIADGYGMQFTCDKKEPPEHCHFTDYLNGDANYPDCCNRKLECD from the exons ATGTCGTTTGTTCCAGAGAcctttattatttatggctTTTTATGGAGCTTGGTGGTTTTCCCAGCTTTCGCTAATATTTCCATCAACAACTACGGGGATTCAG CCTATCCCCATCGCTGTGTTCTCGA GGGTCAGACATTTCGCCTAAAATCCCTGCACTGCACCTTAATTTTGTGCATTGCCGATGGATATGGAATGCAGTTTAC GTGTGATAAAAAGGAACCACCAGAGCACTGTCACTTCACGGATTATTTGAATGGGGATGCCAATTATCCAGATTGCTGTAACCGCAAACTTGAGTGCGACTGA
- the LOC116801527 gene encoding uncharacterized protein LOC116801527 gives MKFLWLLLVGVVAGQPCDKLCPITDNFGCVSKDNKCFYTVRNPCILKAINCYRKSKSLSALKPILRSKCTNKEVPVCDNINK, from the exons ATGAAGTTCCTCTGGCTGCTGTTAGTGG GCGTTGTTGCCGGGCAACCTTGTGATAAGCTCTGTCCCATCACAGATAACTTCGGATGTGTCAGCAAGGACAATAAATGCTTTTATACCGTTCGCAATCCATGTATTTTGAAGGCCATTAACTGCTATCGGAAATCGAAGAGCTTATCTG CTCTGAAGCCCATTTTGCGCAGCAAGTGCACCAATAAGGAAGTTCCAGTTTGCGATAATATCAATAAATAG
- the LOC116803533 gene encoding C-type lectin 37Da: protein MIVKLTGSTTFLVTLFLFEVSRNVAGAHEVLEATNETFVRIGDSYYLIERKLKKNWFGAYGTCRQLQAELITLETLDELRLVSEYLLENKIFERYWTSGTDLGNNGKHAWFSNGLPLSTDLWYNGEPNNKNNDEHCVELGSDWRSTQVPGINDRNCNFESSYICEEVQPKYNSCP, encoded by the exons ATGATTGTTAAACTGACTGGATCTACTACCTTTTTGGTAACACTATTTCTGTTTGAGGTTTCTAGAAATGTTGCCG GAGCTCATGAGGTGCTTGAGGCAACAAATGAAACATTTGTTAGGATCGGAGACAGTTACTATCTTATTGAacgaaaacttaaaaaaaattggtttGGTGCCTACGGAACTTGTCGACAACTACAAGCGGAATTAATCACTCTTGAAACTTTAGACGAATTGCGCCTGGTATCCGAATACCttttagaaaataaaattttcgagAGATATTGGACCTCCGGAACGGATTTGGGAAACAACGGAAAACATGCCTGGTTTTCCAATGGACTGCCCTTGTCAACGGATTTGTGGTACAATGGAGAACCAAATAACAAGAATAATGACGAGCATTGCGTTGAATTGGGATCTGATTGGAGATCGACACAAGTGCCAGGAATTAACGATCGGAATTGCAACTTTGAGAGTTCTTATATTTGCGAAGAAGTTCAGCCGAAATATAATTCATGTCCGTAA
- the LOC6613342 gene encoding protein FAM32A-like, which translates to MSDEYACVAKGKLKLKNDSDLKKKKKKHKGKDKEKELQKAFVEQQIAESGATSTSATSGYERKLTKAEMASKKQQEKMRNKRIMDKAQTTHKERVEKFNEHLDTLTEHFDIPKVSWTK; encoded by the coding sequence ATGTCCGACGAGTACGCCTGTGTGGCCAAGGGCAAGCTTAAGTTAAAGAACGATTCGGATctcaagaagaaaaagaagaagcacAAGGGCAAGGACAAGGAGAAGGAGCTGCAGAAGGCGTTCGTGGAGCAGCAAATAGCGGAATCGGGGGCCACATCCACTTCCGCCACCAGTGGCTACGAGCGGAAGCTCACCAAGGCCGAGATGGCCAGTAAGAAGCAGCAGGAGAAGATGCGCAACAAGCGAATCATGGACAAAGCACAAACCACCCACAAGGAGCGCGTGGAGAAGTTCAACGAGCACCTAGACACGCTCACCGAGCACTTTGACATCCCCAAGGTGTCTTGGACGAAGTGA
- the LOC6613343 gene encoding uncharacterized protein LOC6613343, translating to MTSCVPAQQQKDQEQLLKELASSGDEMDDPDDPDQEHHQLVEPTFSFSNSNTCWVCNGYYGPNFGEPLCGACHAFLYNAQRAEEMLTELSDDEDSGNDEPPFKDKQEDEETENDVDIMGFEDLEDPQPAAVPQHPNPQPPMEPQDQQPAQPVIDLPQPVPEAAAPRRESPERDFEHERAINPFLLPIKRPRATAPLALPHYMHELADGRERVHEYNTASGSGASGSSRNIVNIIPVEVMLKIFAYLDDMSLWMASEVCKQWHHIVGKNTAQSMWKAYIKQRWPLFDSLADNPNWYRLYGALMSSCFCRTCLIEMGGRGQDAQEADPQLGDREPGNVMRNNFLRGEANLLNSYESEGISAIPLDRQNNYWQATILGPPGSPYEGGKFFLFIYFPERYPMTPPTVRFLTKILHPNVSRHGDVGIDIFQQHNWSLALNVAKVLLSVQSLLTDPYTEVCMEPELGYIYEHERERFEQLVRAWTWKYAMYELIAPR from the exons ATGACTAGCTGCGTGCCAGCGCAGCAGCAAAAGGACCAGGAGCAGTTGCTAAAGGAACTGGCCAGCAGTGGCGACGAGATGGACGACCCGGACGATCCGGACCAGGAACACCACCAGCTGGTAGAGCCGACCTTCTCTTTTTCG AATAGTAACACCTGCTGGGTGTGCAACGGCTACTATGGGCCCAACTTCGGGGAACCGTTGTGTGGCGCCTGCCACGCCTTCCTTTACAACGCACAGCGGGCGGAGGAGATGCTCACGGAGCTCTCCGACGACGAGGATTCTGGGAACGACGAGCCGCCGTTCAAGGACAAGCAGGAGGATGAGGAGACCGAAAACGACGTAGACATCATGGGCTTTGAGGATCTGGAGGACCCCCAACCGGCAGCCGTGCCACAACATCCAAATCCGCAGCCACCAATGGAGCCACAGGATCAACAGCCAGCCCAACCAGTTATAGATCTGCCCCAGCCGGTGCCGGAGGCTGCGGCCCCACGACGCGAGTCTCCTGAGCGCGACTTCGAGCACGAGAGAGCCATTAATCCCTTCCTGCTACCCATTAAGCGTCCGCGGGCCACGGCTCCCTTGGCTCTGCCCCATTACATGCATGAGCTGGCCGATGGAAGGGAGCGAGTGCATGAATACAATACCGCCAGCGGAAGCGGAGCaagtggcagcagcagaaacaTTGTCAACATAATACCCGTCGAGGTGATGCTGAAGATATTCGCCTATTTGGACGACATGTCGCTGTGGATGGCTAGTGAAGTTTGCAAGCAATGGCACCACATTGTCGGGAAAAACACGGCCCAGAGCATGTGGAAGGCGTATATCAAGCAGCGCTGGCCGCTGTTCGACAGTTTGGCGGACAATCCCAACTGGTATCGGCTGTACGGGGCACTGATGTCTTCCTGCTTCTGTCGCACTTGCCTGATTGAGATGGGCGGTCGGGGTCAGGACGCACAGGAGGCAGATCCACAGCTGGGCGACCGGGAGCCGGGCAACGTAATGCGCAACAACTTCCTGCGCGGTGAAGCAAATTTGTTGAACAGCTACGAATCTGAGGGTATATCGGCCATACCGCTGGATCGACAAAACAACTACTGGCAGGCGACAATCCTGGGGCCACCGGGCAGTCCCTACGAAGGCGGCAAGTTCTTCCTGTTCATCTACTTCCCGGAGCGATATCCGATGACACCGCCCACAGTACGTTTCCTCACCAAAATCCTGCATCCAAATGTGTCGCGGCATGGAGACGTGGGCATCGACATCTTCCAGCAGCACAACTGGTCTCTCGCGCTGAACGTGGCTAAGGTGCTGCTTTCGGTGCAGAGCCTGCTGACCGATCCGTATACCGAGGTCTGCATGGAGCCGGAACTTGGATACATCTATGAGCACGAGCGCGAACGGTTCGAGCAACTGGTGCGCGCGTGGACATGGAAGTACGCCATGTATGAGCTAATTGCACCGCGCTAG
- the LOC6613344 gene encoding elongator complex protein 3, giving the protein MKAKKKLGVGLSRQERQVLVIGEIIQELLKAHEAKKDVNLNRMKSLVASKYGLDSSPRLVDIIAAVPQDAKKILLPKLRAKPIRTASGIAVVAVMCKPHRCPHINMTGNICVYCPGGPDSDFEYSTQSYTGYEPTSMRAIRSRYDPFLQTRHRVEQLKQLGHSVDKVEFIVMGGTFMCLPEEYRDYFIRNLHDALSGHSSANVAEAVRYSEKSRTKCIGITIETRPDYCLKRHISDMLSYGCTRLEIGVQSVYEDVARDTNRGHTVRAVCESFQLGKDAGYKIVTHMMPDLPNVDFERDIEQFIEYFENPAFRSDGLKIYPTLVIRGTGLYELWKTGRYKSYPPSMLVDLVAKILALVPPWTRVYRVQRDIPMPLVSSGVEHGNLRELALARMKDLGTTCRDVRTREVGIQEIHNKVRPYEIELIRRDYVANGGWETFLSYEDPEQDILVGLLRLRKCSPDTFRPELKGECSIVRELHVYGSVVPVNARDPTKFQHQGFGMLLMEEAERIAREEHGSTKLAVISGVGTRNYYRKMGYELDGPYMSKSIEEIN; this is encoded by the exons ATGAAGGCAAAAAAGAAGTTGG GCGTGGGATTGAGCCGCCAGGAACGGCAGGTGCTCGTCATCGGGGAGATCATTCAGGAGCTGCTAAAGGCGCACGAAGCCAAAAAGGATGTAAACCTTAACCGGATGAAATCATTGGTGGCCTCCAAATATGGACTGGACAGTTCGCCGCGCTTGGTCGACATCATTGCAGCCGTGCCGCAGGACGCCAAAAAAATTCTGCTCCCAAAGCTGAGGGCCAAGCCCATTCGCACAGCAAGTGGC ATCGCCGTGGTGGCCGTCATGTGCAAGCCGCATCGTTGTCCGCACATCAACATGACCGGCAATATATGCGTCTATTGTCCCGGCGGACCGGACAGCGACTTTGAGTACTCGACACAGTCGTACACAGGCTACGAGCCGACCTCAATGCGAGCCATCCGGTCGCGGTACGATCCCTTTCTTCAGACCCGACACCGCGTTGAACAACTAAAGCAGCTGGGACACAGTGTGGACAAGGTGGAGTTCATCGTAATGGGCGGTACCTTCATGTGCCTGCCGGAGGAGTACCGCGACTACTTCATCCGCAACCTGCACGACGCCCTATCCGGCCACAGCAGCGCCAATGTAGCGGAGGCCGTACGCTACTCGGAGAAGTCGCGCACAAAGTGCATTGGCATCACCATAGAAACAAGGCCGGATTACTGCCTCAAGCGGCACATATCGGATATGCTTAGCTATGGTTGCACCCGGTTGGAAATCGGTGTGCAATCGGTTTACGAAGACGTAGCCAGGGATACGAACCGTGGACACACGGTGCGAGCGGTGTGCGAGAGCTTTCAGCTAGGCAAGGATGCTGGCTACAAGATCGTGACGCACATGATGCCTGATCTTCCCAATGTGGACTTCGAACGCGACATCGAGCAGTTCATCGAGTACTTTGAGAACCCTGCCTTTCGCTCTGACGGCCTAAAGATCTATCCCACGCTAGTCATTCGCGGCACTGGTCTCTACGAGTTATGGAAAACCGGGCGGTATAAGTCATATCCGCCATCCATGCTTGTCGACCTAGTGGCCAAGATTTTGGCCCTTGTACCACCATGGACGCGAGTGTACCGCGTACAGCGCGACATTCCCATGCCGCTTGTTAG TTCCGGCGTGGAACACGGAAATCTCCGGGAACTGGCGCTGGCCCGCATGAAGGATCTTGGCACCACTTGCCGCGACGTTAGAACCCGCGAAGTTGGCATTCAGGAAATCCACAACAAGGTGCGCCCTTACGAAATTGAGCTAATTCGTCGGGACTATGTAGCCAATGGCGGCTGGGAAACGTTCCTCTCATACGAAGATCCTGAACAGGACATTCTCGTAGGCCTTCTTAGGCTGCGAAAGTGTTCACCGGATACCTTCCGCCCGGAACTGAAGGGAGAATGCTCCATTGTGAGAGAGCTGCACGTATATGGCTCAGTCGTGCCGGTTAATGCTAGGGATCCCACCAAGTTTCAGCACCAGGGCTTCGGTATGTTGCTGATGGAGGAGGCGGAGCGAATTGCTCGAGAGGAGCACGGCAGCACAAAACTGGCGGTCATATCGGGAGTGGGCACCAGGAACTACTACCGCAAAATGGGATACGAACTTGACGGACCCTACATGTCAAAGAGCATAGAAGAAATTAACTAA
- the LOC6613345 gene encoding solute carrier family 17 member 9: MDEKLKYSLLRGELVDTQSIWTRHEKRVWFITLITGTCMLYSTRTTMPLLVPAVASAQKWSKTDSGTVLSSFFWGYTLTQVMGGYFSDRFGGQRVILFAAIGWSLITFLMPTIIWTAGSIKSYAIPFIVAIRILNGALQGVHFPSMISLTSQNLCPNERSSFFGLLTAGSALGTLLTGIMGSFLLDYFGWSYVFRVIGLMGIAWALVLRYYAMAGERNRIINIAMPSRLCANKSPAETTAVPWLRYFSRLSFWACVLTHACEMNCFFVLLSWLPTYFHDGFPHAKGWVVNMIPWLALPPCTLFAKYLTTRLLAREWHTTTVRKLIQSCCFAAQNLALFVMSRTSDFHTALICMTIIIGGTGFHNNAVTVNPQDLAPLHSGSVFGLMNTVGAIPGFLGVYLAGHILELTQSWPMVFSAAAGINLVGWIIFMVFGSAEAIV, from the exons ATGGACGAGAAGCTGAAATATTCGCTGCTGCGCGGGGAACTGGTGGACACGCAGAGCATTTGGACCAG GCATGAGAAGCGCGTCTGGTTCATCACCCTGATAACGGGCACCTGCATGCTGTACTCCACCCGCACCACTATGCCACTTCTTGTGCCGGCCGTGGCATCCGCCCAAAAGTGGAGCAAAACCGACTCGGGCACTGTGCTCAGCTCCTTCTTCTGGGGCTACACACTCACGCAGGTTATGGGCGGCTACTTCAGCGACCGTTTTGGAGGCCAACGAGTCATTCTGTTCGCCGCCATCGGCTGGTCGCTTATCACATTCCTAATGCCCACTATCATCTGGACGGCGGGCTCCATCAAAAGTTACGCTATTCCGTTCATTGTTGCCATTCGAATTCTGAACGGCGCTCTTCAGGGCGTCCACTTTCCCAGCATGATTAGTCTAACCAGTCAG AATTTGTGCCCCAATGAGAGAAGCAGCTTCTTTGGGCTGCTCACAGCGGGATCGGCTCTGGGTACTCTTCTGACTGGGATTATGGGATCGTTTTTGCTGGACTACTTCGGCTGGTCGTATGTATTCCGGGTGATAGGACTGATGGGCATCGCATGGGCGCTGGTGCTGCGCTACTATGCAATGGCCGGCGAGCGAAACCGAATTATTAATATTGCCATGCCGTCCCGACTCTGCGCTAACAAGAGTCCGGCAGAGACGACAGCCGTGCCTTGGTTGCGATACTTTAGTCGGCTGTCCTTCTGGGCCTGTGTGCTGACCCACGCCTGCGAGATGAACTGCTTCTTCGTGCTGCTCTCCTGGCTGCCCACATACTTCCACGACGGCTTTCCACACGCCAAGGGTTGGGTAGTGAACATGATCCCGTGGCTTGCCCTTCCACCGTGCACGCTATTCGCCAAGTACTTGACCACCAGATTACTCGCTCGCGAATGGCACACGACGACGGTGCGCAAGCTCATCCAAAGCTGCTGCTTTGCCGCTCAGAATCTGGCCCTGTTTGTGATGAGCCGCACCTCGGACTTCCATACGGCGCTCATCTGCATGACCATTATCATTGGCGGAACGGGCTTCCACAACAACGCGGTAACCGTGAATCCCCAGGACCTGGCACCTCTGCATTCGGGCAGCGTCTTTGGCCTGATGAACACAGTGGGCGCGATTCCTGGCTTTCTCGGAGTATACTTGGCCGGACACATTCTGGAGCTCACACAAAGCTGGCCGATGGTATTCAGCGCCGCTGCTGGCATCAATTTGGTTGGCTGGATCATATTTATGGTCTTTGGTTCGGCGGAAGCCATCGTTTAA
- the LOC6613346 gene encoding PHD finger protein 14, whose product MKRARQPKITTQALLDFDLGESSSDSDFLPDIDNCSDGSKDESDGDGSSSDASGGSDSDSDSDAESEDSTLQLRQLLAETEPSPLENGVNGVDHCAASSPAAPVPRVPLQLSSAPAKRMCCVCLGERSDDVNEIVECDSCGVSVHEGCYGVSDNVSISSTNSTCSTEPWFCEACRAGVSEPDCELCPNKGGIYKETDVGKWVHLICALYVPGVAFGEVEQLSSVTLFEMQYSKWGAKVCSLCDNALFARTGVCIGCDAGMCKTYFHVTCAQVAGFLIEAHHEDDAADPFYAHCKVHSEKEMIKKRRRNYHTLRLNMMQRAREKEAVAAEHETPAPHLNPAQARIQRKLLKIQHKYARHKELKPTPWVPTQKMSRLLTTSASACRRLLAKAEIMSVDVQHLEQREAHINALTDIRKKWHIAPAFSVEFTAYYMDRIVRMDDFRQQQRELISHNAILSKDQDVLRAQYDSALEERKAVKAAKDSLLTSIKSLHTALAQIAPNMTLPSVDLIAHPLPEAPPKTSTPTPPQRPISVPTAAALKMGVGFPLGHLGPPGSKMDSSRMLSTHAKQGKHSSSSASVEAAPSVSCGICKRSKDQHLLVKCDTCNLHYHLGCLNPPLTRPPKKSKQYGWQCSECCDKSEGSDAVTEISSGPRKSRTRFNKDGHLVYVDRYSLDDIPVAAVNVPKESHTKRALNKSLPAPAPEYIEDLTKSPKRPKLQSPCKTPINVPAENVTPTTDAAPVAASAATPAAAPTMPTPNTIVINLSGCEDSIDDSSGKLSRKGKRKDKHKNKHNLSSDTEKSIGKEHKRKRKKRAHLDESSTHLDTVGNTSGSTIKIIFKALRLPGEDAPESQYFYVPANAVRSVDEASRPTSVETVEDSVQGGEQALAPIVLPAASPQKVREPKETAASASVNPTPSPKRKVSPRKASPRKPRVGRPRVSNAKPTVEISCCVCSQTGKSNQVVTCDECHRHYHFACLDPPLKKSPKIRGYSWHCADCDPTDEDALPKK is encoded by the exons ATGAAGCGAGCGCGACAGCCGAAGATTACCACGCAGGCCCTGCTCGATTTTGACCTGGGCGAGAGTTCCTCGGATAGCGACTTCCTGCCGGACATCGACAACTGCTCGGACGGATCGAAGGACGAGAGTGATGGCGACGGGAGCAGCAGCGACGCCAGTGGTGGCTCCGATtctgattcggattcggatgcgGAGAGCGAGGACTCGACACTGCAGCTACGGCAGCTGTTGGCGGAAACGGAACCGTCGCCACTGGAGAACGGGGTTAATGGAGTGGACCACTGTGCAGCTTCCTCCCCGGCCGCACCAGTGCCTCGTGTGCCTCTCCAGCTGTCCAGTGCTCCGGCCAAGCGGATGTGCTGCGTCTGCCTGGGCGAACGCAGCGACGACGTCAACGAGATCGTGGAGTGCGACTCCTGCGGCGTATCTGTCCACGAAGGATGCTATGGCGTCAGCGACAACGTGAGCATATCCAGTACCAACTCCACCTGCTCGACGGAACCGTGGTTCTGCGAGGCCTGTCGTGCTGGGGTCTCGGAACCGGACTGCGAGCTGTGTCCCAACAAGGGCGGCATCTACAAGGAGACCGACGTGGGCAAGTGGGTGCATCTCATCTGCGCTCTGTATGTGCCCGGCGTGGCCTTTGGCGAAGTGGAGCAGCTCTCCTCGGTAACGCTTTTCGAGATGCAGTACAGCAAGTGGGGCGCCAAGGTGTGTTCCCTTTGCGATAACGCTCTATTCGCTCGCACGGGCGTTTGCATTGGTTGTGATGCAGGCATGTGCAAGACTTATTTTCACGTGACCTGCGCCCAGGTGGCCGGCTTTCTCATCGAAGCGCACCACGAGGACGACGCCGCCGATCCGTTCTACGCCCACTGCAAGGTGCACTCGGAGAAGGAGATGATCAAGAAGCGACGACGCAACTACCACACACTGCGGCTCAATATGATGCAACGGGCGAGGGAAAAAGAGGCGGTAGCGGCCGAACATGAGACACCTGCTCCTCACCTGAATCCAGCCCAAGCACGCATTCAGCGTAAGCTGCTCAAGATCCAACACAAGTATGCCAGGCACAAGGAGCTTAAGCCCACGCCGTGGGTGCCAACCCAGAAAATGTCACGCCTGCTCACCACCTCGGCCTCCGCCTGTCGTCGCCTGTTGGCCAAGGCGGAGATTATGTCGGTGGATGTGCAGCATCTGGAACAGCGCGAGGCGCATATCAACGCCTTGACGGACATTCGGAAGAAGTGGCACATTGCGCCGGCATTCAGCGTTGAGTTCACTGCTTACTACATGGACCGCATAGTCCGCATGGATGACTTCCGTCAGCAGCAGCGGGAGCTTATTTCGCACAACGCTATCTTGTCCAAGGATCAGGACGTGCTGAGAGCTCAATACGACAGTGCGTTGGAGGAGCGCAAGGCGGTGAAGGCCGCTAAGGATTCCCTGCTAACGAGCATTAAGTCTCTGCACACGGCATTGGCCCAAATTGCACCCAACATGACGCTGCCGAGCGTGGATCTTATAGCGCATCCACTGCCAGAGGCGCCGCCAAAGACCAGTACGCCGACTCCTCCCCAGCGACCCATCTCGGTGCCTACGGCAGCTGCCCTAAAAATGGGCGTGGGCTTTCCGTTGGGTCATTTGGGGCCACCGGGCAGTAAAATGGACTCGTCACGCATGCTCAGTACTCATGCCAAACAGGGCAAACACAGCAGTTCCTCGGCATCCGTGGAGGCAGCCCCTTCTGTGTCCTGTGGCATCTGCAAAAGGAGCAAGGATCAGCATCTGTTGGTCAAATGCGACACTTGCAATCTGCACTACCACCTGGGCTGCCTGAATCCGCCGCTCACACGACCCCCAAAGAAATCCAAACAGTATGGCTGGCAGTGCTCCGAATGCTGCGACAAGTCTGAGGGGTCGGATGCCGTCACGGAGATCTCATCGGGCCCGAGAAAGTCACGCACTCGTTTCAATAAGGATGGCCATCTGGTCTATGTGGATCGATATTCGCTGGACGATATTCCAGTGGCCGCTGTCAATGTCCCCAAGGAGTCACACACCAAGCGAGCGCTCAACAAATCCCTGCCAGCTCCTGCTCCGGAATATATAGAAGATCTGACTAAGTCGCCGAAACGGCCTAAACTCCAATCCCCATGTAAAACACCAATTAATG TTCCTGCCGAAAATGTCACTCCCACAACTGATGCTGCTCCAGTCGCTGCTTCGGCGGCTACTCCTGCGGCAGCTCCAACTATGCCCACGCCTAATACTATCGTCATTAACCTATCTGGCTGCGAGGACTCGATTGACGACTCCAGTGGAAAATTATCGCGAAAGGGTAAGCGCAAGGACaagcacaaaaacaaacacaaccTGTCGTCGGACACAGAGAAATCCATCGGAAAGGAGCATAAACGGAAGCGAAAAAAGCGTGCCCACCTCGACGAGTCTTCCACCCACTTGGATACCGTGGGCAACACCTCGGGCAGCaccataaaaattatattcaaGGCTCTGCGTTTACCCGGCGAGGATGCCCCGGAGTCTCAATACTTCTACGTGCCGGCCAATGCGGTGCGCTCCGTGGACGAAGCCTCGCGCCCCACCTCAGTTGAAACAGTCGAGGACAGCGTCCAGGGAGGGGAGCAAGCCTTGGCACCCATCGTGCTGCCGGCAGCGTCGCCGCAAAAGGTTCGGGAGCCCAAGGAGACTGCGGCCAGCGCTTCTGTCAACCCGACACCATCACCTAAAAGAAAGGTCAGTCCACGAAAAGCAAGTCCCCGGAAGCCACGTGTGGGTCGACCACGGGTGTCCAACGCCAAGCCTACTGTGGAAATCAGCTGCTGCGTGTGCAGCCAGACGGGCAAGTCCAACCAGGTGGTGACCTGCGACGAGTGCCACCGGCACTACCACTTCGCCTGTCTCGATCCGCCGCTCAAGAAGTCGCCCAAGATTCGCGGCTACTCCTGGCACTGTGCTGACTGTGATCCCACGGACGAGGATGCACTGCCCAAGAAATAG